In a genomic window of Salvelinus fontinalis isolate EN_2023a chromosome 7, ASM2944872v1, whole genome shotgun sequence:
- the LOC129859714 gene encoding obg-like ATPase 1 translates to MPPKKGEGPKQPPLIGRFGTSLKIGIVGLPNVGKSTFFNVLTKSQAAAENFPFCTIDPNESRVPIPDERYDYLCTFHKPLSKVPAFLNVVDIAGLVKGAHAGQGLGNAFLSHISACDGIFHMTRAFEDEDIIHVEGNVDPVRDIEIIHEELRLKDEESLGPIIDKLEKTAVRGGDKKLKPEYDIMLKVKNWISEEKKHVRFYNDWNEKEIDVLNKYLFLTSKPMIYLVNLSEKDYIRKKNKWLIKIKEWVDAHDPGAMVIPVSGGLEAKLQDMTDEEKDKYCEEAKTQSVLTKIIKTGYAALQLEYFFTAGPDEVRAWTVRKGSKAPQAAGKIHTDFEKGFIMAEVMKFQDFKEEGTENAVKAAGKYRQLGRNYIVEDGDIIFFKFNTPNAPKAAKK, encoded by the exons GAAGTCAACATTCTTCAATGTGCTGACCAAGAGCCAGGCCGCAGCAGAGAATTTTCCCTTCTGCACTATCGACCCCAACGAGAGCAGAGTACCCATCCCTGACGAACGCTATGACTACCTCTGCACCTTCCACAAGCCCCTCAG TAAAGTCCCAGCGTTTCTGAATGTGGTGGACATAGCTGGGCTGGTGAAAGGCGCTCACGCTGGACAAGGACTGGGCAACGCCTTCCTGTCTCACATTAGTGCCTGCGACGGCATCTTCCACATGACAC gtgcgtTTGAGGATGAGGACATCATCCATGTGGAGGGTAATGTGGACCCAGTGAGGGACATTGAGATAATCCATGAGGAGCTACGGCTGAAGGATGAGGAGTCTCTTGGACCAATCATAGATAAGTTGGAGAAGACCGCTGTCAGAGGAGGAGACAAGAAACTCAAACCTGAATAC GACATCATGTTGAAGGTAAAGAACTGGATTTCGGAGGAGAAGAAACATGTTCGCTTCTACAATGACTGGAATGAGAAAGAG atcGATGTGCTGAACAAATACCTGTTCCTCACGTCCAAGCCCATGATCTACCTGGTCAACCTCTCAGAGAAGGACTACATCAGGAAAAAGAACAAGTG GCTGATTAAGATAAAGGAGTGGGTCGATGCCCATGACCCAGGAGCTATGGTCATACCAGTGAGTGGAGGTCTTGAGGCCAAACTACAGGACATGACCGACGAGGAGAAGGACAAATACTGTGAGGAGGCGAAGACTCAGAG TGTACTAACTAAGATCATTAAGACGGGCTATGCAGCTCTGCAGTTGGAATATTTCTTCACAGCGGGACCAGACGAGGTTAGAGCGTGGACTGTCAGG AAAGGCAGCAAGGCGCCCCAGGCGGCAGGGAAGATCCACACTGACTTTGAGAAAGGTTTCATCATGGCAGAGGTCATGAAGTTCCAGGACTTCAAAGAAGAGGGCACTGAGAATGCggtcaag GCTGCTGGGAAGTACAGGCAGCTGGGCAGGAACTACATCGTGGAGGACGGAGACATTATATTTTTCAAATTCAACACACCCAATGCACCCAAGGCAGCGAAGAAGTGA